The following are encoded in a window of Amaranthus tricolor cultivar Red isolate AtriRed21 chromosome 2, ASM2621246v1, whole genome shotgun sequence genomic DNA:
- the LOC130806469 gene encoding uncharacterized protein LOC130806469 isoform X6, protein MKKFSVLRLASGAIQRAEDKPLPLPPKDSATVEKGLEDVPSEQEALRLLEERKQVHIPDESERVVPPQTRGATKKSGKKKRKRDSSSHKEKSAKRPSVGAVPTARPLQIRPVEEETSPLQDSPRPSSDKGKEKMGESSAAPSSQYAEVYRRREVSPFRRDTPFPELGHKGLVVRFNRATSNLISKVDVDLLESMPPRDRVRQAQASAAEVITFKLSNMIIFCFRISLIIVPLQAFIRLAFELDANRQSAADQETMAALTSRCEELNEELTKLREDLPSLKEKLAKCSELKERLVRTEQWRERARKQLDQIVENLDAASTRSASISHEVGLLMDTHAKLVHQNQQLMQQVSADSSHFKMILSAAKVYKLCLTRKARIARDWLLSDEPEASKFLGDLTAEMVKAGTMISDEKYRLAAAELGMDFTSLQQTAEQKGSEALSNLAPVLDGESAVLVDTVWDATEKRAWSEKINAEAEREALSLDLEQLALSSPPASDVPENLTLSNLEVLCLDLSNLIIDEGRNLQSLSRELSEIGVEPFNVEDYVSFTPSFEEGRIESPPPPGEDVEAFFDDV, encoded by the exons atgaagaaattcagTGTTCTGAGACTTGCTTCAGGGGCCATCCAGCGGGCCGAGGATAagcctcttccccttcctccAAAG gactcggcAACCGTGGAGAAGGGTCTGGAGGACGTGCCTTCGGAGCAAGAGGCTCTCCGACTTCTTGAAGAAAGAAAGCAGGTTCATATCCCCGATGAATCTGAGAGGGTGGTTCCTCCTCAGACGAGGGGTGCGACAaaaaagagtgggaagaagaagaggaagcgggATTCTTCTTCCCACAAGGAGAAGTCGGCAAAGAGGCCCTCCGTGGGCGCGGTCCCTACCGCCCGGCCCCTCCAAATAAGGCCAGTTGAAGAGGAGACCTCGCCCCTTCAAGACTCTCCACGGCCATCTTCAGATAAAGGGAAGGAGAAAATGGGGGAATCTTCCGCGGCTCCCTCCTCTCAGTATGCCGAGGTTTACCGTCGTCGGGAGGTTTCCCCTTTTCGACGCGACACACCCTTTCCGGAGCTGGGGCATAAGGGCTTAGTAGTCCGCTTTaacagggcgacgtccaacTTAATCAGCAAAGTGGACGTCGACCTTTTAGAATCTATGCCCCCCCGTGATAGGGTGCGTCAAGCACAAGCTTCGGCGGCGGAGGTAATAACTTTTAAACTCAgtaatatgattattttttgctTCCGGATTTCTTTAATAATCGTTCCTTTGCAGGCGTTCATACGGTTGGCCTTTGAGCTCGACGCCAACCGTCAAAGTGCCGCGGACCAGGAAACCATGGCCGCCCTTACCTCCCGCTGCGAAGAGCTGAACGAAGAATTAACAAAACTGCGGGAGGACCTGCCGAGCCTCAAAGAAAAACTGGCCAAGTGCTCTGAGCTGAAAGAACGCTTGGTCAGAACCGAACAATGGCGGGAAAGGGCGAGGAAGCAGCTGGATCAGATCGTCGAGAACTTGGATGCTGCTTCCACCAGGTCCGCGAGCATCAGCCATGAGGTCGGCTTGCTGATGGATACTCATGCCAAgctcgttcatcagaaccagcaacTAATGCAGCAAGTGTCGGCCGATTCTTCCCACTTCAAAATGATTCTATCCGCGGCTAAAGTATACAAATTGTGCCTAACCAGGAAGGCCCGGATAGCTCGAGATTGGCTTCTctcggatgagccggaagcgTCGAAGTTTCTCGGAGATCTGACGGCCGAGATGGTGAAGGCCGGAACCATGATTAGTGACGAGAAGTATCGTCTGGCTGCCGCAGAGTTGGGCATGGATTTTACTTCCCTTCAGCAAACTGCTGAACAAAAGGGGAGTGAAGCTTTGTCCAACCTTGCTCCTGTCTTGGACggggagtcggcggtactggtcGACACGGTCTGGGACGCGACCGAAAAGAGGGCCTGGTCTGAAAAGATAAATGCCGAGGCTGAGAGGGAGGCTTTAAGTCTCGACTTGGAGCAGCTGGCTCTCTCTTCTCCTCCGGCGTCAGATGTCCCAGAGAACTTGACGCTCTCCAACCTGGAGGTTCTATGCCTTGATCTATCGAATCTCATTATTGACGAAGGCCGGAACCTCCAGAGCTTGTCCCGGGAGTTGTCTGAGATCGGGGTGGAGCCGTTCAATGTTGAAGATTATGTCAGCTTCACCCCGAGTTTTGAAGAGGGAAGGATCGAATCTCCTCCGCCGCCGGGTGAAGATGTCGAGGCCTTTTTTGACGATGTATAA
- the LOC130806469 gene encoding uncharacterized protein LOC130806469 isoform X4, translated as MGCRVCIHWLLMLVFFVGIVDLDGFPLEDLVVGLPGQPKVGFRQFSGYIDVDVKVGRSLFYYFVEAQQDPHIKPLTLWLNGGPGCSSLGGGAFTELGPFFPAGDASNLLFVESPAGVGWSYSNTSYDYNTGDASTANDMHMFMMKWYEKFPAFKSRDLFLTGESYAGIAKQNLRAKSPELMKKFSVLRLASGAIQRAEDKPLPLPPKDSATVEKGLEDVPSEQEALRLLEERKQVHIPDESERVVPPQTRGATKKSGKKKRKRDSSSHKEKSAKRPSVGAVPTARPLQIRPVEEETSPLQDSPRPSSDKGKEKMGESSAAPSSQYAEVYRRREVSPFRRDTPFPELGHKGLVVRFNRATSNLISKVDVDLLESMPPRDRVRQAQASAAEVITFKLSNMIIFCFRISLIIVPLQAFIRLAFELDANRQSAADQETMAALTSRCEELNEELTKLREDLPSLKEKLAKCSELKERLVRTEQWRERARKQLDQIVENLDAASTRSASISHEVGLLMDTHAKLVHQNQQLMQQVSADSSHFKMILSAAKVYKLCLTRKARIARDWLLSDEPEASKFLGDLTAEMVKAGTMISDEKYRLAAAELGMDFTSLQQTAEQKGSEALSNLAPVLDGESAVLVDTVWDATEKRAWSEKINAEAEREALSLDLEQLALSSPPASDVPENLTLSNLEVLCLDLSNLIIDEGRNLQSLSRELSEIGVEPFNVEDYVSFTPSFEEGRIESPPPPGEDVEAFFDDV; from the exons ATGGGTTGTAGGGTGTGCATCCATTGGTTGTTAATGCTTGTATTTTTTGTTGGGATTGTTGATTTGGATGGTTTTCCATTGGAAGATCTTGTGGTTGGACTGCCTGGCCAACCAAAGGTTGGATTTAGACAATTTTCAGGATACATTGATGTGGATGTTAAGGTTGGGAGAAGCTTATTTTACTACTTTGTAGAAGCTCAACAAGATCCTCACATTAAGCCTCTCACACTTTGGCTCAATGGAG GCCCTGGTTGCTCATCACTTGGTGGTGGAGCGTTTACAGAGTTGGGACCGTTCTTTCCTGCAGGAGATG CATCAAATCTCCTATTTGTGGAGTCTCCTGCTGGAGTAGGGTGGTCTTATTCAAACACATCATATGATTACAATACTGGAGATGCCTCTACAG CAAATGACATGCATATGTTTATGATGAAGTGGTATGAAAAATTTCCAGCATTCAAATCTAGGGATCTCTTTCTTACAGGAGAAAGCTACGCTG GGATAGCCAAGCAAAATCTTCGAGCCAAGAGTCCTGAactaatgaagaaattcagTGTTCTGAGACTTGCTTCAGGGGCCATCCAGCGGGCCGAGGATAagcctcttccccttcctccAAAG gactcggcAACCGTGGAGAAGGGTCTGGAGGACGTGCCTTCGGAGCAAGAGGCTCTCCGACTTCTTGAAGAAAGAAAGCAGGTTCATATCCCCGATGAATCTGAGAGGGTGGTTCCTCCTCAGACGAGGGGTGCGACAaaaaagagtgggaagaagaagaggaagcgggATTCTTCTTCCCACAAGGAGAAGTCGGCAAAGAGGCCCTCCGTGGGCGCGGTCCCTACCGCCCGGCCCCTCCAAATAAGGCCAGTTGAAGAGGAGACCTCGCCCCTTCAAGACTCTCCACGGCCATCTTCAGATAAAGGGAAGGAGAAAATGGGGGAATCTTCCGCGGCTCCCTCCTCTCAGTATGCCGAGGTTTACCGTCGTCGGGAGGTTTCCCCTTTTCGACGCGACACACCCTTTCCGGAGCTGGGGCATAAGGGCTTAGTAGTCCGCTTTaacagggcgacgtccaacTTAATCAGCAAAGTGGACGTCGACCTTTTAGAATCTATGCCCCCCCGTGATAGGGTGCGTCAAGCACAAGCTTCGGCGGCGGAGGTAATAACTTTTAAACTCAgtaatatgattattttttgctTCCGGATTTCTTTAATAATCGTTCCTTTGCAGGCGTTCATACGGTTGGCCTTTGAGCTCGACGCCAACCGTCAAAGTGCCGCGGACCAGGAAACCATGGCCGCCCTTACCTCCCGCTGCGAAGAGCTGAACGAAGAATTAACAAAACTGCGGGAGGACCTGCCGAGCCTCAAAGAAAAACTGGCCAAGTGCTCTGAGCTGAAAGAACGCTTGGTCAGAACCGAACAATGGCGGGAAAGGGCGAGGAAGCAGCTGGATCAGATCGTCGAGAACTTGGATGCTGCTTCCACCAGGTCCGCGAGCATCAGCCATGAGGTCGGCTTGCTGATGGATACTCATGCCAAgctcgttcatcagaaccagcaacTAATGCAGCAAGTGTCGGCCGATTCTTCCCACTTCAAAATGATTCTATCCGCGGCTAAAGTATACAAATTGTGCCTAACCAGGAAGGCCCGGATAGCTCGAGATTGGCTTCTctcggatgagccggaagcgTCGAAGTTTCTCGGAGATCTGACGGCCGAGATGGTGAAGGCCGGAACCATGATTAGTGACGAGAAGTATCGTCTGGCTGCCGCAGAGTTGGGCATGGATTTTACTTCCCTTCAGCAAACTGCTGAACAAAAGGGGAGTGAAGCTTTGTCCAACCTTGCTCCTGTCTTGGACggggagtcggcggtactggtcGACACGGTCTGGGACGCGACCGAAAAGAGGGCCTGGTCTGAAAAGATAAATGCCGAGGCTGAGAGGGAGGCTTTAAGTCTCGACTTGGAGCAGCTGGCTCTCTCTTCTCCTCCGGCGTCAGATGTCCCAGAGAACTTGACGCTCTCCAACCTGGAGGTTCTATGCCTTGATCTATCGAATCTCATTATTGACGAAGGCCGGAACCTCCAGAGCTTGTCCCGGGAGTTGTCTGAGATCGGGGTGGAGCCGTTCAATGTTGAAGATTATGTCAGCTTCACCCCGAGTTTTGAAGAGGGAAGGATCGAATCTCCTCCGCCGCCGGGTGAAGATGTCGAGGCCTTTTTTGACGATGTATAA